The Streptococcus pantholopis genome has a segment encoding these proteins:
- a CDS encoding class I SAM-dependent methyltransferase gives MNFEKIESAYELVLENIQIIENHIKTNLYDALIEQNAFYLGDDSENQQVNLNNGKLHELRLTQEEWRRVFQFIFIKAAQTEQLQANHQLTPDTIGFIFLFLIEHLAEADKLDILEIGSGTGNLAATLLNNSQKQLDYLGIEVDDLLIDLSASTAEVMNLSARFLQEDAVRPQILRASDIIISDLPVGFYPNDEIAKRYQVASHKEHTYAHHLLMEQSLKYLKKGGFALFLAPNDLLTSSQSDLLKNWLKDYADIIAVLTLPESIFGKPAYAKSIFVLRKQADCKVETFLYPFSSLQDGAVLDDFIENFQKWKIDNMHL, from the coding sequence ATGAACTTTGAAAAAATTGAAAGTGCCTATGAGTTGGTTTTAGAAAATATTCAAATTATCGAAAATCACATAAAAACAAATCTCTATGATGCCTTAATTGAACAAAATGCCTTTTATCTAGGTGACGATAGTGAGAATCAGCAGGTCAATTTAAATAATGGAAAATTACACGAGCTGAGATTAACACAAGAAGAGTGGCGCCGTGTTTTTCAGTTTATCTTTATCAAAGCAGCTCAAACTGAACAGCTTCAGGCTAATCATCAGCTGACACCTGATACAATCGGTTTTATCTTTTTGTTTTTGATTGAGCATCTGGCCGAAGCAGATAAACTGGATATTCTGGAAATTGGCAGCGGGACAGGCAATCTGGCAGCCACTTTGCTGAATAATAGTCAAAAACAGTTGGACTATCTGGGGATAGAGGTTGATGACCTACTAATTGATTTGTCGGCCAGCACTGCTGAAGTTATGAACCTGTCTGCTCGATTCTTGCAAGAAGATGCGGTTCGCCCGCAGATTTTGAGAGCAAGTGATATTATTATCAGCGATCTGCCTGTCGGTTTTTACCCTAACGATGAGATTGCTAAGCGCTATCAAGTTGCCAGTCATAAAGAGCATACTTATGCACACCATTTGTTGATGGAGCAGTCTTTGAAATATCTGAAAAAAGGAGGTTTTGCTCTTTTTTTAGCACCGAACGATCTGCTTACCAGCAGTCAGAGCGATTTGCTTAAGAACTGGCTGAAAGATTATGCTGATATCATCGCTGTCCTTACGTTACCGGAGTCTATTTTTGGGAAACCCGCTTATGCCAAGTCTATTTTTGTTTTGCGAAAGCAAGCTGACTGTAAAGTGGAAACTTTTCTTTACCCCTTCTCAAGTCTGCAGGATGGAGCTGTTCTTGATGACTTTATTGAGAATTTTCAAAAATGGAAAATTGATAATATGCATTTATGA
- a CDS encoding acetate kinase — translation MSKTIAINAGSSSLKWQLYSMPEEEVIAKGLIERIGIADSVSTVKFKGQTETETVDIADHTQAVKILLDDLIRLNIISDYEEITGVGHRVVAGGEYFQDSVLVDEKVIEQVEELGLLAPLHNPANAAGIRAFKEILPDITSVVVFDTAFHTTMPEVAYRYPIANRYYKEYKVRKYGAHGTSHQYVAQEAAKILGKPIEDLKLVTCHIGNGVSITAVDGGKSIDTSMGLTPLGGVMMGTRSGDLDPAIIPFLIDREPELANAEKIRTVFNRESGLLGVSGTSSDMRDIIAGQEAGDHDAALAFDMFVDRLKKYIGQYIAVLNGVDAIVFTAGIGENAPEVREAVISGISWFGAELDLEKNASGSEGIISKDDAKVKVLIVPTDEELVIARDVERLKKS, via the coding sequence ATGTCAAAAACGATTGCAATTAATGCGGGAAGTTCGAGTCTTAAATGGCAATTATACAGTATGCCAGAGGAAGAAGTTATTGCTAAAGGCTTGATTGAGAGAATCGGAATTGCAGATTCTGTTTCCACAGTTAAATTTAAGGGGCAGACAGAGACAGAGACAGTCGATATTGCTGACCACACTCAGGCTGTTAAAATCCTGCTGGATGACCTTATTCGTTTGAATATTATTTCTGATTATGAAGAAATTACAGGTGTTGGCCACCGTGTTGTAGCAGGCGGGGAGTATTTTCAGGATTCAGTTCTGGTCGATGAAAAAGTTATCGAGCAGGTTGAAGAACTGGGGCTCTTAGCGCCTTTACATAATCCGGCTAATGCAGCGGGTATTCGAGCTTTCAAAGAGATACTGCCTGATATTACCAGTGTTGTGGTTTTTGATACTGCCTTTCATACAACGATGCCTGAAGTAGCTTATCGCTATCCTATAGCTAATCGTTACTATAAAGAGTATAAGGTACGTAAATATGGTGCACATGGGACCAGCCATCAGTATGTTGCTCAAGAAGCAGCCAAGATATTAGGAAAGCCGATTGAGGATTTAAAACTGGTTACCTGCCATATTGGTAATGGTGTTTCGATTACAGCGGTCGATGGAGGAAAATCGATTGATACGTCCATGGGCTTGACTCCTCTGGGAGGCGTTATGATGGGGACGCGCTCTGGAGATTTAGATCCTGCTATTATTCCCTTTTTGATTGACCGCGAACCAGAATTGGCTAATGCTGAAAAGATTCGTACAGTCTTTAATCGTGAGTCAGGGCTTCTTGGAGTGTCAGGGACGTCCAGTGATATGCGTGATATCATTGCCGGACAGGAAGCTGGGGACCATGACGCTGCTTTAGCGTTTGATATGTTTGTTGATCGGCTGAAAAAGTATATTGGCCAATATATTGCTGTTTTAAATGGTGTAGATGCCATTGTCTTTACAGCGGGTATTGGAGAGAATGCTCCAGAAGTCCGTGAGGCGGTAATTTCCGGTATAAGCTGGTTTGGCGCTGAGCTTGATTTGGAAAAAAATGCTTCTGGATCAGAAGGAATCATTTCAAAAGATGATGCTAAGGTGAAAGTGCTTATTGTTCCAACAGATGAGGAGCTGGTTATTGCACGTGATGTTGAACGTTTGAAAAAAAGCTGA
- the proC gene encoding pyrroline-5-carboxylate reductase: protein MKIGFIGAGKMASAIIKGVKAKSFTVVLSERDSKASLTVANRLGVAAAQSHQELIDEVDIIVLGVKPQMVETVLAHLNINKPLISMVAGVSLERLSQVTQPTLPLIRIMPNLNAQILKSTTAICRNQYVSDQLMATAKTITDSFGTTFELPEQDFDTFTALAGSSPAYIYLFIEALAKAGVKHGLNKKQALEIVTQTVLASSQNLLTGTDSPNDLIDKISSPGGTTIAGLLDLEKSGFTASLVSSIDATIAKAKEL, encoded by the coding sequence ATGAAAATCGGATTTATCGGTGCCGGTAAAATGGCCAGTGCCATTATAAAAGGAGTGAAAGCCAAGTCTTTTACCGTCGTCCTCTCTGAACGGGATAGCAAGGCCAGCCTGACAGTGGCTAACCGACTGGGTGTGGCCGCGGCCCAGTCCCATCAAGAACTGATTGATGAGGTGGATATTATTGTCCTAGGCGTTAAACCGCAGATGGTAGAAACTGTTCTCGCCCATTTAAATATAAACAAGCCTTTGATATCAATGGTTGCCGGTGTCAGCTTAGAACGTTTAAGCCAAGTCACCCAACCCACTCTGCCTTTAATTCGTATCATGCCCAACCTCAATGCCCAAATACTCAAAAGTACAACAGCTATCTGCAGGAATCAGTACGTTTCCGATCAGTTAATGGCTACCGCAAAAACCATTACAGATAGTTTCGGAACTACTTTTGAACTTCCTGAACAAGATTTTGATACCTTTACAGCTTTGGCAGGATCCAGTCCGGCTTATATTTACCTCTTTATAGAAGCTTTAGCCAAAGCTGGCGTCAAACATGGGCTGAATAAAAAACAAGCATTAGAAATTGTGACACAGACGGTTTTGGCCAGCAGTCAAAATTTATTAACCGGAACAGACAGCCCTAATGACTTAATCGATAAAATCTCAAGCCCGGGAGGCACTACAATTGCAGGCCTCCTTGATCTCGAAAAAAGCGGGTTTACCGCCAGTCTTGTTTCAAGTATTGATGCAACCATTGCTAAAGCTAAAGAGCTCTGA
- the pepA gene encoding glutamyl aminopeptidase, whose translation MADLFQKIKEVTELDSIAGYEQPVRDFLRTKMTPLADHIETDGLGGIFGIKNSRAENAPRVMVAAHMDEVGFMVSHIQTDGTLRAVAIGGWNPLVVSSQRFTLYTRSGRSIPIISGSLPPHFQRNGSHAALPKIEDVIFDAGFNDKKEAESYGLLPGDIIVPQTEAVLTANQKHVISKAWDNRFGVLMVTELLESVKNKELNSTLIAGANVQEEVGLRGAHVSTNLFQPEIFLAVDCSPAGDIYGEQGAIGKGTLLRFYDPGHIMLKNMREFLINTAQEAGINFQYYCAKGGTDAGAAHLKLGGIPSATIGVCARYVHSHQSLYAMDDFLQAQAFLQAIIQKLDRATVDSIKAY comes from the coding sequence ATGGCAGATTTGTTTCAAAAAATTAAGGAAGTGACCGAGCTGGATAGCATTGCCGGCTATGAGCAGCCTGTACGCGATTTTCTGCGCACTAAAATGACACCGCTGGCCGATCACATAGAAACAGATGGATTAGGCGGAATTTTCGGAATTAAAAACAGCCGTGCGGAAAACGCTCCGCGTGTTATGGTGGCTGCGCATATGGATGAAGTCGGTTTTATGGTCAGCCATATCCAGACTGACGGAACATTGCGTGCTGTAGCCATCGGCGGCTGGAATCCTTTGGTAGTCAGCTCTCAGCGCTTTACGCTCTACACCCGTTCAGGCCGAAGTATTCCGATTATTTCAGGCTCTCTGCCCCCACATTTTCAACGCAATGGCAGTCATGCAGCTCTACCTAAAATAGAAGATGTAATTTTTGATGCCGGTTTTAATGATAAAAAGGAGGCAGAAAGCTATGGCTTGCTGCCCGGCGATATCATTGTCCCGCAGACAGAGGCTGTTTTGACAGCCAATCAGAAACATGTTATTTCAAAAGCTTGGGATAATCGATTTGGTGTGCTGATGGTCACAGAATTGCTTGAATCGGTTAAAAATAAAGAACTGAACAGCACGCTGATTGCAGGAGCCAACGTACAAGAAGAAGTTGGACTGCGCGGTGCTCATGTTTCGACCAATCTCTTCCAGCCGGAAATTTTTCTAGCTGTCGACTGTTCCCCCGCCGGAGATATCTACGGAGAGCAAGGAGCTATCGGCAAAGGAACTCTTCTGCGCTTTTATGACCCCGGGCATATTATGCTGAAAAATATGCGGGAATTTCTGATTAACACTGCTCAGGAAGCAGGCATCAATTTTCAGTATTATTGTGCCAAAGGAGGAACAGATGCCGGAGCTGCTCATTTAAAGCTGGGAGGAATCCCATCAGCAACAATCGGTGTCTGCGCCCGCTACGTCCATTCCCATCAGAGCCTTTACGCTATGGATGATTTTCTGCAGGCACAAGCTTTCTTGCAGGCTATTATCCAAAAGCTGGACCGTGCAACAGTTGATTCCATTAAAGCATATTAA
- a CDS encoding DUF4651 domain-containing protein: MKNKKGILISGAGFLMLGSAFLIKAALENGRQIKKYELAQAELRQFFGRFGEIAVLYVNELTSDKETVRGGVVMTDGTIYHFRYKDGGIRFREEKQ, encoded by the coding sequence ATGAAAAATAAAAAAGGCATCCTTATTTCAGGGGCTGGTTTTTTAATGTTGGGCAGCGCTTTTTTGATTAAGGCTGCCTTGGAAAACGGCAGACAGATAAAAAAATATGAACTGGCACAGGCAGAACTGCGGCAATTTTTTGGCCGTTTTGGTGAAATTGCAGTGCTCTATGTCAATGAATTAACGTCTGACAAGGAGACTGTCCGCGGAGGTGTTGTGATGACTGATGGGACCATTTACCATTTTCGTTACAAAGATGGCGGCATTAGGTTTCGTGAAGAAAAACAGTAG
- the ytpR gene encoding YtpR family tRNA-binding protein gives MIFTYNKEYVGDVLMVIVKDSKGAALAAERKGQVARVFLAETGETVAWNIFTVSDWLTIKGNGQVVLSDKDVALLNTVLADEGFTESLINDSAPKVVVGEITAAVPHPKSDHLTICQVRIGSESSVQIVAGAPNVRVGLKTAVALPGAMLPNGSLIFSGSLRGQKSFGMMCSPRELALPNAPQKRGIIEISGNAEVGDAFDAAKHWDN, from the coding sequence ATGATTTTTACATATAATAAAGAGTATGTCGGCGATGTGCTGATGGTAATTGTTAAAGACAGCAAAGGAGCTGCACTTGCTGCTGAACGTAAAGGGCAAGTAGCGCGTGTTTTTCTTGCTGAGACCGGTGAAACGGTTGCTTGGAATATTTTTACGGTTTCTGACTGGCTTACTATAAAAGGCAACGGCCAGGTTGTGCTCTCAGATAAAGATGTGGCACTTCTCAATACGGTTCTTGCAGATGAAGGGTTCACAGAGTCTTTAATCAATGATTCTGCTCCTAAAGTTGTCGTTGGTGAAATTACGGCAGCTGTTCCTCATCCAAAAAGCGATCACCTTACCATCTGTCAGGTTAGAATTGGATCAGAGAGTTCGGTGCAAATCGTGGCTGGAGCACCAAATGTCAGGGTTGGCTTAAAGACAGCTGTTGCTCTGCCCGGAGCTATGCTACCTAATGGCAGTTTGATTTTTTCAGGCAGTCTGCGCGGCCAAAAAAGTTTTGGCATGATGTGTTCACCTCGGGAGTTAGCTTTGCCAAATGCTCCGCAAAAACGGGGGATTATTGAAATTTCTGGCAATGCCGAAGTTGGTGATGCGTTTGATGCTGCCAAGCACTGGGATAATTAA
- a CDS encoding sugar phosphate isomerase/epimerase family protein, translating into MKLATRINSFLPSNANDLNKVLARFKALQLDYVDLNFPEHVEGYEAETVKAMLAANHLTVNGLALRFRDPFINGELGNADSKVAQAALQLCKDAADYCRKLGGKVITIWLGYDGFDYSFQINYRKVWDQLVQAYQEICDYAKDLQISIEYKPFQPRAYAFVEGMGVTGMLLHDINRPNIGVTLDYCHMLMKHENPAFAADIFGSRKELYGIHLNDGYGLNDDGLMVGTATPFKTLELLYYLKKHDYSGVIYFDTFPVIEDAEEECARNIEMIHYLDSLIDQVGLDDIQTVIDKNDAVAASKLMLEFFKGRKNN; encoded by the coding sequence ATGAAACTAGCGACGCGAATTAATTCTTTTTTGCCATCTAATGCTAATGACCTGAATAAGGTCTTGGCGCGTTTTAAAGCCCTGCAGTTAGATTATGTTGACTTAAATTTCCCGGAACATGTTGAAGGCTATGAGGCGGAAACGGTCAAGGCGATGCTGGCAGCCAATCATTTAACAGTGAATGGCTTAGCCTTACGTTTTCGGGATCCTTTTATCAACGGTGAATTAGGGAATGCGGACTCTAAAGTGGCTCAGGCAGCCTTACAGCTGTGTAAAGATGCGGCAGATTATTGTCGGAAGCTCGGCGGAAAGGTGATTACAATTTGGCTGGGTTATGATGGCTTTGATTATAGTTTTCAGATTAATTACCGCAAGGTCTGGGATCAATTGGTCCAGGCTTATCAGGAAATCTGTGATTATGCCAAGGATTTGCAAATCAGTATTGAATATAAACCTTTTCAGCCGCGTGCGTATGCCTTTGTAGAGGGAATGGGTGTAACAGGGATGCTCCTGCATGATATTAACCGTCCTAATATAGGGGTAACTCTGGACTACTGTCACATGCTGATGAAGCATGAAAATCCAGCTTTTGCAGCCGATATTTTCGGCAGCCGAAAGGAGCTTTACGGCATTCATTTAAATGATGGATACGGCCTTAATGACGACGGATTGATGGTGGGAACCGCTACACCTTTTAAGACGTTGGAACTTTTGTATTATCTGAAAAAACATGACTATTCAGGAGTGATTTATTTTGATACCTTTCCTGTTATTGAAGATGCTGAAGAGGAATGTGCCCGCAATATCGAGATGATTCACTATCTGGACAGTTTGATCGATCAAGTCGGCTTGGATGACATTCAAACTGTCATTGATAAAAATGACGCTGTTGCAGCCAGCAAGCTGATGTTAGAGTTTTTTAAGGGAAGAAAAAATAATTAA
- a CDS encoding PTS transporter subunit EIIC, giving the protein MADYKATAQGILTHIGGAENVVNMSHCATRLRLNLKDASLADDDAVQNVDGVVNVINKAGQYQILIGTEVPHVYDEFETLVKGSGQADLDESSSQGGSVISKVFAAISGIFAPLLPALAGSGILRGLLILSVQLGLIAEGSGTYTILYAASMAVFYFLPVLLAFSSARRFGASPYISALIGAALLHPDFISLMGNTGNGAMSNFFGIPVVLMNYNSTVVPIILAIWAYSYLYKWLDKHIPETLKLVLVPLVSLAVMVPLTVIIIGPIGVYSGEWIARAVNYLIERSGLLTGVLIGGGWSVLVSFGIHWAVNPIMINNISQVGYDYICPLTFACNFAVIGTAFGVWLKAKDKNLKNFAMTGVVTIALSAIIEPTLFGMLVKNKKLFLAQIIAGAVGGAYLGFMKVVTNAFVFGSVTTFPAFIESSANVINGVIGLGISVLVGAVLGFIFTDKEDKLA; this is encoded by the coding sequence ATGGCTGATTACAAAGCTACTGCTCAAGGGATTTTAACCCATATTGGCGGAGCTGAGAATGTCGTAAACATGTCTCACTGCGCAACGCGGCTACGTCTTAATTTAAAAGATGCTTCACTGGCGGATGACGATGCTGTGCAGAATGTTGACGGGGTAGTCAATGTTATCAACAAAGCAGGGCAGTATCAAATTTTAATTGGTACCGAAGTGCCGCATGTTTACGATGAATTTGAAACATTGGTAAAAGGAAGCGGACAAGCTGACTTGGATGAAAGCAGCAGTCAGGGCGGCAGTGTTATCAGTAAAGTTTTTGCCGCTATCTCAGGGATCTTTGCCCCCTTGCTGCCGGCTTTGGCAGGGTCAGGAATTTTAAGAGGACTGCTGATTTTGTCTGTGCAGCTAGGTTTGATTGCTGAAGGGAGCGGTACTTATACTATTCTCTATGCTGCTTCTATGGCTGTCTTTTATTTCCTTCCGGTTCTGCTTGCTTTTTCATCTGCCAGACGTTTTGGAGCCAGTCCTTATATTTCGGCCTTAATTGGAGCAGCTCTGCTGCACCCTGATTTTATTTCCTTGATGGGAAATACCGGAAACGGGGCTATGTCTAATTTCTTTGGAATTCCTGTAGTTCTGATGAACTATAATTCAACAGTTGTTCCAATTATACTAGCTATCTGGGCCTACTCCTACCTATATAAATGGCTGGATAAGCATATTCCGGAAACCTTAAAACTGGTCTTAGTTCCTCTGGTTTCTCTGGCTGTTATGGTGCCTTTAACTGTTATTATTATTGGGCCGATAGGTGTTTACAGCGGGGAATGGATAGCCCGTGCAGTCAATTATCTGATTGAAAGAAGCGGACTTTTAACAGGCGTTTTAATCGGCGGCGGCTGGAGTGTTCTTGTCAGTTTCGGTATCCATTGGGCGGTTAACCCGATTATGATTAACAACATTTCACAGGTTGGCTACGACTATATCTGCCCGCTCACTTTTGCCTGTAACTTTGCCGTTATCGGTACTGCCTTTGGGGTTTGGCTCAAGGCTAAGGATAAAAACTTGAAAAATTTTGCAATGACAGGTGTTGTAACGATTGCCTTGTCTGCTATTATCGAGCCAACTTTGTTTGGTATGCTGGTTAAAAACAAGAAATTATTTTTAGCACAAATTATTGCTGGTGCAGTAGGCGGAGCTTATCTTGGTTTTATGAAAGTAGTTACTAACGCCTTTGTTTTTGGCAGTGTAACAACTTTCCCAGCCTTCATTGAAAGCAGCGCCAATGTTATTAACGGCGTTATCGGCCTGGGGATTTCTGTCCTTGTCGGTGCAGTTCTTGGTTTTATTTTTACTGATAAGGAAGATAAGCTGGCTTAA
- a CDS encoding DeoR/GlpR family DNA-binding transcription regulator gives MIPYERQQKILSLLKDTELVKFDEIQAVFPKVSASTLRRDLKELEKNNKVEYLSGGAIKMVSTVGEIPITMRNTLNQEEKEQIAVLAAKQIQDGDVIYLDSGSSCSLLFEKILTKRITIYTTNTDIFSIKGEILAEIIMLGGQFNPINSSVSGALTEVNLQDIYFSKSFLGVNGIDEKFGVTTPTIAEAAKKKLVKEHSDNVFLMCDSSKFHNLSNVKAFDLQDVTVISDRFDERISKLVPLIAD, from the coding sequence ATGATTCCATATGAAAGACAACAAAAGATACTGAGTTTGTTGAAAGATACCGAGTTAGTTAAATTTGATGAGATTCAAGCTGTTTTTCCAAAGGTTTCAGCTTCAACTCTCCGCCGCGATTTAAAAGAGCTGGAGAAGAACAATAAGGTTGAGTACCTTTCCGGAGGAGCTATCAAAATGGTTTCTACTGTTGGGGAAATCCCTATTACAATGCGAAATACACTGAACCAGGAAGAAAAGGAACAAATTGCAGTTTTGGCAGCCAAACAGATCCAGGACGGCGATGTGATTTATCTGGATTCCGGTTCGAGCTGTTCGTTGCTGTTTGAAAAAATTCTGACCAAACGGATTACTATTTATACCACTAATACAGATATTTTTTCGATAAAGGGCGAAATTTTAGCAGAAATTATTATGCTGGGCGGACAGTTTAATCCGATTAATTCATCGGTCAGCGGAGCTTTAACGGAAGTTAATTTGCAAGATATTTATTTCAGCAAATCTTTTCTAGGGGTGAATGGCATTGATGAGAAATTTGGAGTTACGACACCAACGATTGCCGAAGCAGCGAAGAAAAAATTGGTAAAAGAGCATTCTGACAATGTCTTTCTTATGTGTGACAGTTCAAAATTTCACAATCTTTCTAATGTTAAGGCCTTTGATTTGCAAGATGTCACGGTTATTTCTGACCGTTTTGATGAGAGGATCAGCAAATTGGTGCCCTTGATTGCTGATTAA
- a CDS encoding single-stranded DNA-binding protein, with translation MYNKVIIIGRLTAAPELVKTATNKSVTHVTLAVNRRFKKQNGEREADFISTVVWGRLAETLVSYAGKGSLISLDGELRTRKYEKDDRTNYVTEVLCHSFQLLESRAQRAVRENNSANDLTDLVLAEEELPF, from the coding sequence ATGTATAATAAAGTCATTATCATCGGCCGTCTGACAGCAGCCCCTGAGCTGGTTAAGACAGCTACCAACAAATCTGTCACACATGTGACTCTGGCCGTGAACCGTCGTTTCAAGAAGCAAAATGGTGAACGAGAGGCTGATTTTATCAGTACTGTTGTTTGGGGCCGGCTGGCCGAAACTTTGGTTTCTTATGCTGGTAAAGGCAGTCTTATATCGCTGGATGGCGAACTGAGAACACGCAAATACGAAAAAGATGACCGTACCAACTATGTAACTGAGGTGCTCTGTCACTCATTTCAGCTTTTAGAAAGCCGAGCACAGCGGGCGGTAAGGGAGAACAACAGTGCAAATGACTTGACAGACTTGGTTTTAGCAGAGGAGGAGCTCCCTTTTTAA